In one Achromobacter spanius genomic region, the following are encoded:
- a CDS encoding cold-shock protein: MSDTTATAVQGDNPKSTGTVKWFNDAKGFGFITPDDGGEDLFAHFSSIQMNGFKTLKEGQKVAFEIIQGPKGKQALNITAA, from the coding sequence ATGTCTGATACGACCGCAACCGCCGTCCAAGGGGACAATCCCAAATCGACGGGTACCGTCAAGTGGTTCAACGATGCAAAGGGGTTTGGCTTCATTACGCCCGACGACGGCGGTGAAGATCTGTTCGCCCACTTTTCGTCCATACAGATGAATGGTTTTAAAACCCTGAAGGAAGGCCAGAAAGTGGCTTTCGAAATCATTCAGGGGCCTAAAGGCAAACAGGCGCTTAATATCACGGCGGCCTGA
- a CDS encoding DUF192 domain-containing protein, whose protein sequence is MLKNVKLLPVNPTLFKTAFFKPAFLKALSAALAATALALTAGAQAQTGPQPPLPTTQLSAGIHIIRAEVADTDATRQSGLMFRTELQGNDGMLFVFERPDVQCFWMRNTLLPLSIAFIADDGTIVNIDDMAPQTEDPHCARKPVRYALEMAQGWFDEHGIKAGRKVDGLP, encoded by the coding sequence ATGCTGAAGAATGTGAAGTTATTGCCTGTCAACCCTACGTTGTTCAAGACAGCGTTCTTTAAACCAGCATTTCTGAAAGCACTGTCGGCGGCACTGGCCGCCACGGCGCTTGCGCTGACCGCGGGCGCCCAAGCGCAAACCGGTCCGCAACCGCCCTTGCCCACCACGCAACTTTCGGCCGGCATCCATATTATCCGAGCGGAAGTTGCCGACACCGACGCCACCCGCCAAAGCGGCCTGATGTTCCGCACGGAACTCCAGGGCAACGACGGCATGCTGTTCGTGTTCGAGCGGCCGGACGTGCAGTGCTTCTGGATGCGCAACACGCTCTTGCCGCTCTCGATAGCCTTTATCGCCGACGACGGCACGATCGTCAATATCGACGACATGGCGCCGCAGACCGAAGACCCGCACTGCGCAAGAAAGCCGGTGCGCTATGCCCTGGAAATGGCCCAAGGCTGGTTCGACGAGCACGGCATCAAGGCCGGCCGGAAAGTCGACGGGCTGCCCTGA
- the pcaF gene encoding 3-oxoadipyl-CoA thiolase has protein sequence MTVNAFICDAIRTPFGRYGGALASVRPDDLAAVAIKALIARNPGVRWEELDDAIMGCANQAGEDNRNVARMATLLAGLPIEVPGATVNRLCGSGLDAIGTAARAIRAGEAGLMLAGGVESMSRAPFVMGKADSAFSRNAAIFDTTIGWRFVNKLMKAQYGVDSMPETAENVADDFKISREDQDLFALASQQKTARAQQEGVFDAEIVPVSIAQKKGDPIVVSKDEHPRETSLESLAKLKGVVREGGTVTAGNASGVNDGSAALLLADEKAAARHGLTPRARVVGMATAGVAPRIMGIGPAPATLKVLAQTGLTLDQMDVIELNEAFAAQGLAVLRQLGIADNDPRVNPNGGAIALGHPLGASGARLATTAINQLHRTGGRYALCTMCIGVGQGIALIIERV, from the coding sequence ATGACCGTGAATGCCTTTATTTGTGATGCGATCCGCACCCCCTTCGGCCGCTACGGCGGTGCACTGGCCAGCGTGCGCCCCGACGACCTCGCCGCCGTTGCCATCAAGGCGCTGATTGCGCGCAACCCCGGCGTGCGCTGGGAAGAACTGGACGACGCCATCATGGGTTGCGCGAACCAGGCGGGTGAAGACAACCGCAACGTGGCCCGCATGGCCACGCTGCTGGCTGGCCTGCCCATCGAAGTGCCCGGCGCCACGGTCAACCGCCTGTGCGGTTCGGGCCTGGACGCCATCGGCACCGCCGCCCGCGCCATCCGCGCCGGCGAAGCCGGTTTGATGCTGGCCGGCGGCGTTGAAAGCATGAGCCGCGCGCCCTTCGTCATGGGCAAGGCCGACAGCGCGTTCTCGCGCAATGCCGCCATTTTCGACACGACGATCGGCTGGCGCTTCGTCAACAAGCTGATGAAGGCCCAGTACGGCGTGGACTCCATGCCGGAAACGGCCGAAAACGTCGCTGACGATTTCAAGATCAGCCGCGAAGACCAAGACCTGTTCGCGCTGGCCAGCCAACAAAAGACGGCTCGCGCGCAGCAAGAAGGCGTGTTTGACGCCGAAATCGTGCCGGTGTCGATCGCCCAGAAAAAGGGTGACCCCATCGTCGTCTCCAAAGACGAACACCCGCGTGAAACCAGCCTGGAATCGCTGGCCAAGCTGAAGGGTGTGGTCCGCGAAGGCGGCACCGTCACGGCCGGCAACGCGTCGGGCGTGAACGACGGCTCCGCCGCATTGCTGCTGGCCGATGAAAAGGCAGCAGCCCGCCACGGCCTGACTCCGCGCGCTCGCGTGGTCGGCATGGCCACTGCCGGCGTCGCGCCGCGCATCATGGGTATCGGCCCCGCGCCCGCCACGCTGAAAGTGCTGGCGCAAACCGGCCTGACGCTGGACCAGATGGACGTCATCGAACTGAACGAAGCGTTTGCTGCCCAAGGCTTGGCCGTGCTGCGCCAACTGGGCATTGCCGATAACGACCCGCGCGTGAACCCCAACGGCGGCGCGATCGCCCTGGGTCACCCCTTGGGTGCCTCCGGTGCGCGTCTGGCCACCACGGCCATCAACCAGCTGCACCGCACGGGCGGCCGTTACGCGTTGTGCACGATGTGCATCGGCGTGGGCCAGGGCATCGCGCTGATCATCGAGCGCGTCTAA
- a CDS encoding chloride channel protein: MSLTEPFRRTTTAARRLMRRKVRQINRLSRKSLQMALLLGGAGLVAMMSLGFAYLADKALDWNREWVGHNGWLALLVLPFSLAALRWLTLRFAPNAAGSGIPQVIGALSLPPGASQSSLVSLAQTLWKIPLSFFGMLAGASIGREGPSVQVGAALMLAWGDFWKRRGVQLRGFHSNELIAAGAAGGLAAAFNAPLAGVIFAIEELGRGTVLRWQRLVLIGVLAAGFLVVAVQGNNPYFGVFGGAPLAHGMVMWIVICGAINGALGGIFARLLGKGASGAAPAAWRAWIRAHPIWTAFIMGLVLAVIGLCTAGSVYGTGYGVAADLLSGQDSAPAGFGLAKLAATVASYWAGIPGGIFTPALTTGAGIGQHIWELAGEGVDQRVLVLVSMAAFLAAATQAPLTASVVVMEMTGSQPMLFWLLVGSLLASGVSRQFCPQPFYHLAAGRFRRQAIVDTRRAAQQAEAGGAPGKAASS; encoded by the coding sequence ATGAGCCTGACCGAACCTTTCCGCCGAACCACCACCGCCGCACGCCGCCTGATGCGGCGCAAGGTGCGCCAGATCAACCGCCTGTCACGCAAGAGCCTGCAAATGGCGCTATTGCTTGGCGGCGCGGGCCTGGTCGCGATGATGTCGCTGGGGTTTGCGTATCTGGCCGACAAGGCGCTTGACTGGAACCGCGAATGGGTGGGGCACAACGGCTGGCTTGCCTTGCTGGTGCTGCCCTTCAGTCTGGCCGCCCTGCGTTGGTTGACGTTGCGCTTTGCCCCGAACGCGGCGGGCAGCGGCATTCCTCAAGTCATCGGCGCGCTGTCCCTGCCGCCCGGCGCCAGCCAAAGCAGCCTGGTGTCGCTGGCACAAACGCTATGGAAGATTCCGCTGTCGTTCTTCGGCATGCTGGCGGGCGCGTCGATCGGGCGTGAAGGCCCGTCGGTGCAGGTGGGCGCCGCGCTCATGTTGGCCTGGGGCGATTTCTGGAAGCGTCGTGGCGTGCAGTTGCGCGGCTTCCATTCCAATGAACTGATCGCCGCCGGCGCCGCGGGCGGGCTTGCAGCCGCCTTCAATGCGCCGCTTGCCGGCGTCATCTTCGCCATCGAAGAGCTGGGCCGCGGCACCGTATTGCGGTGGCAGCGCCTGGTATTGATCGGCGTGCTGGCCGCGGGCTTCCTGGTGGTGGCGGTGCAGGGCAACAACCCCTATTTCGGCGTGTTCGGCGGGGCGCCGCTGGCGCATGGCATGGTGATGTGGATCGTCATTTGCGGCGCCATCAACGGCGCGCTGGGCGGCATCTTCGCGCGGCTGCTTGGCAAGGGCGCATCGGGTGCCGCGCCGGCTGCGTGGCGCGCCTGGATCCGCGCGCATCCCATCTGGACGGCGTTCATCATGGGTCTGGTGCTGGCCGTGATCGGCCTGTGCACGGCCGGCAGTGTCTACGGCACGGGCTACGGCGTTGCGGCCGACCTGCTGTCGGGCCAAGACAGCGCGCCGGCCGGCTTCGGCCTGGCCAAGCTTGCGGCTACCGTCGCCTCGTATTGGGCGGGCATCCCGGGCGGCATCTTCACGCCCGCGCTGACTACCGGCGCCGGCATCGGCCAGCACATCTGGGAGCTGGCGGGCGAGGGCGTGGACCAGCGCGTGTTGGTGCTCGTGTCGATGGCGGCATTCCTGGCGGCGGCCACGCAGGCGCCGTTGACGGCCAGCGTGGTGGTCATGGAAATGACGGGCAGCCAGCCGATGTTGTTCTGGTTATTGGTGGGTTCTTTGCTGGCTTCTGGCGTGTCGCGCCAGTTCTGCCCGCAGCCGTTCTACCATTTGGCGGCCGGGCGTTTTCGCCGTCAGGCCATCGTCGATACGCGCCGCGCCGCGCAACAAGCCGAGGCGGGCGGCGCGCCGGGCAAGGCCGCTTCGTCCTGA
- a CDS encoding methyl-accepting chemotaxis protein — protein MFRLFSGLRIGARLSGAFLLVAVIGGAIGAFGVWGLSRINELNDRLYDTELRGISDLKESNLHLIYAGRALSGYLAASTDQDREALKKRFDEAVKNLDVLRDKAAKNFHEEEGKRLLAQFVETEQIWKRESEAFFAAAKSQSLTQTDPRVAEIEKRVIASSQKLDDLMTDLAVGKEKSTAQSVDVATDLYRNVRAVMIILAVAGVVIGMLLGWLVTRGIVRPLEQAVKAARQVAAGDLTTNIQVATRDETGELMAALKAMNDSLGRIVADVRDGCESIASASSQIAQGNSDLSQRTEEQASSLEETAASMEELTSTVQQNANNASEADRLVTQASTVAVRGGEVVDGVVQTMSAISDSSRRIADITGVIDGIAFQTNILALNAAVEAARAGEQGRGFAVVAGEVRTLAQRSAVAAKEIKALIDESAARVEGGTRQVDEAGRTMRELVDSVRQVAVLVRDIASASEEQSAGIGQVNQAVSQMDAVTQQNAALVEEAAAAAASMQEQAGRLAQEVRRFKVNGSVGTALDAGVGSARHSSARLLPAA, from the coding sequence ATGTTTCGCTTATTTTCGGGCTTGCGCATCGGGGCGCGCCTGTCGGGTGCATTTTTGCTTGTGGCGGTTATTGGTGGTGCGATTGGGGCCTTTGGCGTGTGGGGGCTGTCTCGCATCAATGAATTGAACGACCGCTTGTACGACACTGAGCTGCGTGGCATCTCGGATCTGAAAGAATCCAATCTGCACCTGATCTACGCGGGCCGCGCCCTCAGCGGCTATCTGGCCGCCAGCACCGATCAGGATCGTGAAGCGTTGAAGAAGCGGTTCGACGAGGCGGTCAAGAACCTGGACGTGCTGCGCGACAAGGCCGCGAAAAATTTCCACGAAGAAGAAGGCAAACGCCTGCTGGCGCAGTTCGTTGAAACCGAACAGATCTGGAAGCGGGAGTCGGAAGCGTTCTTCGCGGCCGCGAAATCGCAATCGCTGACGCAAACGGATCCGCGCGTTGCCGAGATCGAAAAGCGTGTCATCGCCTCGTCGCAAAAGCTTGATGACCTGATGACCGACCTGGCGGTGGGCAAGGAGAAATCCACCGCGCAATCCGTTGACGTCGCCACGGACCTGTACCGCAACGTGCGTGCGGTGATGATCATCCTGGCCGTGGCCGGCGTGGTGATCGGCATGTTGCTGGGCTGGCTGGTCACGCGTGGCATCGTGCGTCCGCTGGAGCAGGCCGTGAAGGCCGCGCGCCAGGTTGCCGCGGGCGATCTCACCACGAACATCCAGGTCGCCACGCGCGATGAAACCGGTGAACTGATGGCGGCGCTCAAGGCCATGAACGACAGCCTGGGCCGCATTGTGGCGGACGTGCGCGATGGCTGTGAAAGCATCGCATCGGCGTCGTCGCAAATTGCGCAAGGCAACTCCGACCTGTCGCAACGCACCGAAGAACAGGCCTCGTCGCTGGAAGAAACCGCGGCGTCCATGGAAGAGCTGACCAGCACCGTGCAACAAAACGCCAACAACGCCAGCGAGGCCGACCGCCTGGTGACGCAGGCGTCCACCGTGGCGGTGCGCGGCGGTGAAGTGGTGGATGGCGTGGTGCAGACCATGAGCGCCATTTCCGACAGTTCGCGCCGCATCGCCGATATCACGGGTGTGATCGACGGTATTGCGTTCCAGACCAACATCCTGGCGCTCAACGCCGCCGTGGAAGCGGCGCGCGCGGGCGAGCAGGGCCGTGGCTTTGCCGTGGTGGCGGGTGAAGTGCGCACCTTGGCGCAGCGTTCAGCGGTGGCCGCCAAGGAAATCAAGGCCCTGATCGATGAGTCGGCCGCGCGCGTCGAAGGCGGCACGCGCCAGGTCGATGAAGCCGGCCGCACCATGCGCGAATTGGTCGACAGTGTGCGTCAGGTGGCGGTGCTGGTGCGCGACATCGCCAGCGCGTCGGAAGAGCAATCGGCAGGCATCGGCCAGGTCAATCAGGCCGTGTCGCAGATGGACGCCGTGACGCAGCAGAACGCCGCGTTGGTCGAAGAGGCGGCGGCAGCGGCCGCCAGCATGCAGGAGCAGGCCGGGCGCTTGGCGCAGGAGGTACGCCGCTTCAAGGTCAACGGCAGTGTTGGCACGGCTCTCGACGCGGGCGTGGGTTCGGCACGCCATTCGTCGGCTCGACTGCTGCCGGCAGCGTGA
- the sodB gene encoding superoxide dismutase [Fe]: MAHTLPPLPYELDALAPHISKETLEFHYGKHHQTYVTNLNNLIPGTEFETLSLEDIVKKSSGGIFNNAAQIWNHTFYWNSLAPKAGGAPSGKLADAINAKWGSFDAFKEAFNKSAAGNFGSGWTWLVKKADGSVDIVNTSNAATPLTTADTPLLTCDVWEHAYYIDYRNARPKYLENFWALVNWEFAAKNFA, translated from the coding sequence ATGGCACATACTCTTCCCCCCCTGCCTTACGAACTCGACGCTCTGGCTCCGCACATTTCCAAGGAAACGCTGGAGTTCCACTACGGCAAGCATCACCAGACTTACGTCACGAACCTGAACAACCTGATCCCGGGTACGGAATTCGAAACGCTGTCGCTGGAAGACATCGTGAAGAAGTCCTCGGGTGGCATTTTCAACAACGCCGCCCAGATCTGGAACCACACTTTCTACTGGAACAGCCTGGCCCCCAAGGCCGGCGGCGCACCCTCGGGCAAGCTGGCTGACGCCATCAACGCCAAGTGGGGCAGCTTTGACGCTTTCAAGGAAGCGTTCAACAAGTCGGCAGCCGGCAACTTCGGTTCGGGCTGGACCTGGCTGGTCAAGAAGGCCGACGGCTCGGTTGACATCGTCAACACCAGCAACGCGGCCACCCCGCTGACCACGGCCGACACGCCGCTGCTCACCTGTGATGTCTGGGAACACGCGTACTACATCGACTACCGCAACGCGCGTCCCAAGTATCTGGAAAACTTCTGGGCCCTGGTGAACTGGGAGTTCGCCGCCAAGAACTTTGCCTGA
- the xseA gene encoding exodeoxyribonuclease VII large subunit → MTIEFAVTNNAFTRDILTVAQLNQAVGQLLERSIPALWVRGEISNFTQAASGHWYFTLKDSRASVRAVMFRSRANAVGFVPRAGDQVEIRARVSLYEPRGDYQLQADAMRRAGLGNLYEAFLRLKEQLASEGLFDPARKREPVRLPRAIGVITSLHAAALRDVLSALARRAPQVPVIIYPAPVQGADAASRLAAQVRLANARAEVDTLLLARGGGSIEDLWSFNDEDLARQVAVSEIPVISGVGHETDFTIVDFVADVRAPTPTAAAELACVPRSELLGQVMQAAQAMARGQQRRLERAAQRLDRAAGQLVSPSQRLEHQRERLNSLRFRLASAWSGPQDRRTARVNLLAQRLTHRVPDTRRAADRLASAARQLGQAHARLLVQGRNRLASATAQLRALDPGNTLSRGYAIARDADGRIVRDAAGLEAGQTLDLSFAQGGAQVDVRQTRKTRDAG, encoded by the coding sequence ATGACAATTGAATTTGCAGTCACAAACAACGCATTCACGCGGGATATCCTGACAGTTGCCCAGCTAAACCAAGCAGTGGGGCAATTGCTGGAGCGCAGCATTCCGGCGTTGTGGGTTCGTGGAGAGATTTCCAACTTCACGCAGGCGGCATCCGGGCATTGGTACTTCACGCTCAAGGACAGCCGGGCCTCGGTGCGCGCCGTCATGTTCCGAAGCCGCGCCAATGCAGTGGGTTTCGTGCCGCGCGCGGGCGATCAGGTCGAAATCCGCGCCCGGGTTTCCCTTTACGAGCCCCGGGGCGATTACCAATTGCAGGCCGACGCCATGCGCCGCGCGGGGCTGGGCAACCTGTATGAAGCGTTTCTGCGGCTGAAAGAGCAACTGGCCTCCGAAGGCCTGTTTGACCCAGCCCGCAAGCGCGAGCCCGTCCGGCTGCCGCGCGCAATCGGCGTCATCACGTCGCTGCATGCGGCGGCGTTGCGGGATGTGCTGTCCGCGTTGGCTCGCCGGGCGCCGCAGGTGCCGGTCATCATCTATCCGGCCCCGGTTCAGGGGGCGGACGCCGCCAGCCGCCTGGCGGCCCAGGTTCGCCTTGCCAACGCGCGCGCCGAAGTCGACACGCTGCTGCTGGCGCGTGGCGGGGGCAGCATCGAAGACCTCTGGAGCTTCAATGACGAGGACCTGGCCCGCCAGGTGGCGGTCAGTGAAATTCCCGTGATCAGCGGCGTGGGCCACGAAACCGACTTCACCATCGTGGACTTCGTGGCTGATGTGCGTGCCCCGACGCCCACGGCCGCAGCGGAACTGGCCTGCGTACCTCGCTCTGAATTGCTGGGCCAGGTCATGCAAGCTGCCCAGGCCATGGCGCGCGGCCAGCAGCGCCGCCTGGAGCGCGCCGCGCAGCGGCTGGATCGTGCCGCCGGCCAACTGGTGTCGCCCTCGCAACGGCTGGAGCATCAGCGTGAACGCCTGAACAGCCTGCGCTTTCGCCTGGCGTCCGCCTGGTCCGGCCCGCAAGACCGCCGTACCGCGCGGGTCAATCTGCTGGCGCAGCGTTTGACGCATCGGGTACCCGACACCCGCCGCGCGGCTGACCGCCTGGCCAGCGCGGCGCGCCAATTAGGTCAGGCGCATGCCCGCTTGCTGGTGCAGGGCCGCAACCGCCTGGCCTCGGCCACGGCGCAATTGCGCGCGCTGGATCCCGGCAACACCCTTTCGCGCGGTTACGCCATTGCGCGCGATGCCGACGGCCGCATCGTGCGCGACGCCGCCGGGCTGGAAGCGGGTCAGACGCTGGACCTGAGCTTTGCGCAAGGCGGCGCGCAGGTCGATGTGCGCCAGACCCGCAAGACGCGCGACGCCGGCTGA
- a CDS encoding MotA/TolQ/ExbB proton channel family protein, with the protein MLSILREAGWPIWPLLATSVLGLALIFERFFSLRRNLILPRGLNDQVVDMLRNRQDTPEAINRLERNSPLGRVLAEVMRHRHLPREELRSVVEDTGRAVAHDLSRYIPAIGTIAVVAPLMGLFGTVVGMIEIFGSYTPGGGDPAQLARGISIALYNTGFGILIAIPAMIAHRYLRSRVDNYLSLMEQSASRLARTLSPIPAVREGRS; encoded by the coding sequence TTGCTTTCCATTTTGCGCGAGGCCGGCTGGCCTATCTGGCCTCTGCTGGCGACATCCGTGCTGGGACTGGCGCTGATCTTCGAGCGCTTTTTCTCCCTGCGCCGCAACCTGATTCTGCCCCGAGGGCTGAACGATCAGGTGGTGGACATGCTGCGCAACCGCCAAGACACCCCTGAAGCCATCAATCGCCTGGAACGCAATTCCCCCCTTGGCCGCGTGCTGGCCGAGGTGATGCGGCATCGCCATCTGCCCCGCGAAGAGCTGCGCAGTGTGGTTGAAGACACCGGACGCGCTGTCGCGCACGACCTCAGCCGCTACATCCCCGCCATTGGCACCATCGCCGTCGTGGCGCCGCTGATGGGTCTATTCGGTACCGTGGTCGGCATGATCGAGATTTTCGGCTCATATACGCCCGGCGGCGGCGACCCCGCCCAACTGGCGCGCGGCATCTCCATTGCGCTGTACAACACCGGCTTCGGCATCCTGATCGCCATTCCCGCCATGATCGCGCATCGCTACCTGCGCAGCCGGGTGGACAACTACCTCAGCCTTATGGAGCAATCGGCCTCGCGGCTTGCCCGCACCTTGTCGCCGATACCCGCCGTGCGCGAGGGGCGTTCATGA
- a CDS encoding ExbD/TolR family protein, which yields MNFRGARGDRDELDINLIPLIDVLLVILIFLAATTSFTRFTQLQVTLPEASSEQDTPPALEVAVSQDGRYALNGTLIDVSTPPEIADALRQAAAGKPDALVIINADAQATHQSVINVMEAARMAGIGRVNFAAQTSR from the coding sequence ATGAATTTCCGTGGTGCCCGGGGGGACCGCGACGAGCTGGACATCAACCTGATTCCGCTCATTGATGTGTTGCTGGTCATCCTGATTTTCCTGGCCGCCACCACGTCGTTCACGCGATTCACGCAGTTGCAGGTGACGCTGCCCGAGGCCTCGTCGGAACAAGACACGCCTCCCGCACTGGAAGTGGCTGTCAGCCAGGATGGGCGCTACGCGTTGAACGGCACGCTGATCGACGTTTCCACGCCGCCCGAAATCGCCGACGCGCTGCGCCAGGCCGCGGCCGGCAAACCCGATGCGCTTGTCATCATCAACGCCGACGCCCAAGCCACCCATCAATCCGTGATCAACGTCATGGAAGCCGCCCGGATGGCCGGCATCGGCCGCGTCAACTTCGCCGCCCAGACTTCACGGTGA
- the lpxK gene encoding tetraacyldisaccharide 4'-kinase — MSTPRSSPSLLARQWQHGGWLSALLLPLSALTAWAVTRKRAAYQSGVKRSYRAPVPVVVVGNIYVGGTGKTPVVIATVQGLRARGFTPGVVSRGYGVKIGARARVGVGALEPARFGDEPALIARATDAPVSVHPKRALAAQALLQAHPEVDVIVSDDGLQHLALARDVEIVVQDERGVGNGRLLPAGPLREPASRLREVDVVVTNIGTPNGCPVDTGNAHPRPVRMWLEPGDTRNIESGAMRPLSAYGGQARIAAAAGIGNPERFFTTLRAAGITLDATLPLPDHHDYADSPFRAMTADTILVTSKDAIKCAALHDARLWEVPVQAAFSDPQLFDWLAQALRQPAQA, encoded by the coding sequence GTGAGCACCCCGCGTTCGTCCCCTTCGCTGCTGGCGCGCCAGTGGCAGCACGGCGGCTGGCTATCGGCCCTGCTGCTGCCTTTGTCCGCGTTGACGGCGTGGGCGGTGACCAGAAAGCGCGCCGCCTATCAGAGTGGCGTCAAACGCAGCTACCGCGCGCCGGTACCGGTGGTGGTGGTGGGCAACATCTATGTCGGCGGTACGGGCAAGACGCCCGTGGTGATTGCCACGGTGCAAGGGCTGCGCGCACGCGGATTCACACCCGGCGTGGTCAGCCGGGGCTACGGCGTGAAGATTGGCGCACGCGCCAGGGTGGGCGTCGGCGCGCTGGAACCCGCCCGCTTTGGCGACGAACCCGCATTGATCGCGCGCGCCACGGACGCCCCGGTGTCCGTGCACCCCAAGCGCGCGCTGGCGGCCCAGGCCTTGCTGCAAGCCCACCCCGAGGTGGACGTGATTGTCTCGGACGACGGCCTGCAACATCTGGCGCTGGCCCGCGATGTCGAAATCGTGGTGCAGGACGAACGCGGCGTGGGCAACGGCCGGCTGCTGCCCGCCGGCCCCTTGCGCGAACCCGCCAGCCGCTTGCGCGAGGTGGATGTGGTGGTCACCAACATCGGCACGCCCAACGGATGCCCGGTCGACACGGGCAATGCCCACCCGCGCCCGGTGCGCATGTGGCTGGAGCCTGGCGACACCCGCAACATCGAAAGCGGTGCGATGCGCCCGCTGTCGGCGTACGGGGGGCAAGCGCGCATCGCGGCGGCGGCCGGCATTGGCAACCCGGAACGCTTCTTCACCACACTGCGCGCGGCCGGCATCACGCTGGACGCGACGCTGCCCTTGCCGGATCACCACGACTACGCCGATTCCCCTTTCCGGGCGATGACGGCGGACACCATCCTGGTCACCTCCAAGGACGCGATCAAGTGCGCCGCGCTGCACGACGCGCGCCTGTGGGAGGTGCCGGTGCAGGCAGCGTTTTCGGATCCCCAGCTGTTCGATTGGCTGGCGCAGGCATTGCGCCAGCCCGCCCAGGCTTAA